From Lolium perenne isolate Kyuss_39 chromosome 5, Kyuss_2.0, whole genome shotgun sequence, a single genomic window includes:
- the LOC127301452 gene encoding auxin-responsive protein SAUR76, whose amino-acid sequence MAKGGLSSKLRCMIKRWHSSSRISRTPTGGSHGVDGEEGPWGRGIGGTAGSASFHGADGVPAGLHPVYVGKSRRRYLIAADLVGHPLFQNLVDRSGGGVGGEAGGTIVGCEVVLFEHLLWMLENADPQPESLDELVEYYAC is encoded by the coding sequence ATGGCCAAGGGCGGGCTCAGCAGCAAGCTCAGGTGCATGATCAAGCGGTGGCACTCGTCTAGCCGGATCTCCCGCACGCCCACGGGCGGCTCGCACGGCGTTGACGGCGAGGAGGGCCCGTGGGGGCGCGGCATCGGCGGCACGGCCGGGTCGGCGTCCTTCCACGGCGCCGACGGCGTGCCCGCGGGCCTCCACCCGGTGTACGTCGGCAAGTCGCGCCGCCGCTACCTCATCGCCGCCGACCTCGTCGGCCACCCGCTGTTCCAGAACCTCGTCGACCGctccggcggcggcgtgggcggtgaggctggcggcaccatcgtcggcTGCGAGGTCGTGCTGTTCGAGCACCTCCTCTGGATGCTAGAGAACGCCGATCCACAGCCCGAGTCGCTCGACGAGCTCGTCGAGTACTACGCTTGTTGA